The genomic segment TTAATAAAACAATCGAGGAGGTCCTCTACCCCGCAATGGAGTCAGGGGTTCTTGATATTATCATCGGCAAAGGTCCCTCTGCGCGCACAATACAGCTTGATCTCCCTCCGTTTACCATGATCGCGGCCACAACACGAATTGCTCTTCTTTCCGCCCCACTTCGTTCGCGATTTTCAGGTGGAACTTTTAGACTTGAGTTTTATACCGATGAAGAAATCGAAAAAATTGTTAAGCGCTCTGCCGGCATCCTTGGTGTTACTCTTCTGGACAACGCCGCTCGTCATATTGCAGAGAGAAGTCGCGCAACGCCGCGTACCGCAAACTATCTTTTGAAGCGCGCCCGCGACTACGCACAAGTGAACAAAAGCGACCTTTCTACCACTTCTGTTGCTGAAGCGCTTGCCCTACTTGAAATTGACCATTTTGGGTTGTCCGCGCTTGATCGAAAGATTCTTGAGACAATAATTACAAAGTTCAATGGCGGCCCTGTTGGTTTGGGGACTATTGCTGCGGCCCTGTCCGAAGAAACAGCAACAATTGAAGAGGTGAACGAGCCATATCTCATTCAGCGCGGGCTTTTAGAAAGAACAGCGCGAGGACGAGTTGCCACCCCGCTCGCATACGAGCATTTAGGGCTTGAGTATCCTGAGAATTTAGCAAAAAAACTTTTTGCATAATACTGATGTCTTGTATTTTTGTTAAGTTGTTTCTTGATGATTTTTTCGGTATGCTGACACCATAAATACACAAATGTTATGTCCGGACACAATAAATGGTCACAAATAAAGAACAAGAAGGCAATTACCGACGGGAAGAGGAGTAAAATTTTGGGTAAATATTCAAAGCTAATCGCGCTTGAGGCAAAAAAATCCGCGGGCAATATGGCCTCTGCGGGGCTTCGTGCGGTGATCGAACGTGCGCGCAAAGACAACATGTCGAGCGACCTTATTGACCGTGCGGTAAAAAAAGGAGCAGGAGGAGATGCTGGTAATATGGAGGCGGTGCTCTATGAAGCATACGGCCCCGGAGGTTGCGCAATTATTATTGAAGGACTTACCGATAACAAAAATCGCACCGTTGCTGAAATAAAACACTTACTATCTAAACGAGGGCTTGCGCTTGCTGGCCAAGGTGCTGCAATTTGGGCGTTTGCAAAAACGGCAGAGGGTTTTGAACCACAAACGACTGTTGCTCTTTCAGACGAAGACGGGGCATCGCTTTCTGCTCTTCTTGAGGAGCTCGATGATCACGACGATGTGCAGGAGGTGTACACAAACGCAGAATAACCTATAAAATGCGAATCATTGCGATTGACCCCGGTTATGAACGTCTTGGTGTCGCTATCTTAGAGCGTCAGCCAAAGATTAAGGAAAAAATTATTTTTTCAGAGTGTTACAAAACAAAGGCCTCGCTTTCCTTTGTTGAAAGGCTCGAACTTATCGGAAAAGAGGTCGCTCGCGTGATAGAGGAGTTTTCACCGGAGGCGCTCGCTATTGAAAATTTATTTATCGAAACAAACCAGAAAACTGCTATGCGAGTGGCAGAGGTCNNNNNNNNNNTTCTTTACCAGGCTCGACTCTCCGGCCTTGAAATTTACGAATATACCCCGCTTCAGATCAAGGTGGCCACCACGAGCTACGGAAAAGCCACCAAAAACCAAGTAATGGCCATGGTAAGGCAGCTTGTTTCCGGGGCGGAGCATATTAAACAAGACGACGAAATGGACGCCATCGCAATTGGCATAACCCATTTTGCATATCATCACCCTCAGAAAACCACGGCAAAATAAGGTTATTTCCAGTAATGAGGCGTATTCCACAGGTTATCCCCAACCTCGGAGCGAGGCCCTTTATTTTGAAGTGCCTTGCACAGCCTGCCTGGCGGCAGGCAGGCGCAGCGGCGCGAGCAGAGCAATTTGCTAGCAAGCAAATATGCGTGCACTCCAAAAGTAAGGGGGCGAGTGGCACTTATCCACAGTTCTGAGTAAATGGTCTTGCAGATAAAAAAGCTTTTTGCTACAACTATGTGGTCTAGAGAAAAGATAACCACCGTAGACACCTAATTTAAAAATAAAACATGAGTGACGACGAAGCAATAGTAGATATCGACCCGGAAATACTCGATGAGGAGGGACTCTTTTTGGATGAAGAAGATGATCTCGGGATAAACTTGGGTCTTGACGGCGACGAGGAGCTTGACCTCAAGCCCGGCGCCGAAGAAGAGCTATAGTTTTAGTTAGCTAATAAAAAACCGGCACGTGCCGGTTTTTTATTAGTTAGTTTACTTTAATAAACCTGCGCTTCCCTATTTTGTACACGCCGGGCACCGCAACCTCAGTTGCGTTTGAAATTTTTTCCTCTCCTCCCCCTTCTTCCAGTTTTTTTACTGCGCCCTCATCAACAAGGCGCCTCCACTCACTTTTTGATGCTACTATTTTCGCGCGTAGAAGTAGGTCTGAAAAAAGTTCTCCCGCTTTCATTTTTATTTCCTCAACATCATCAGGGATTTCTTTTTTTTGAAAAGTTGAGACGAAGGCTTCGCGCGCGCTTGTCGCTGCTTTTGCGCCGTGGTAAATAGCAACTACTTCTTCGGCGAGATCGAGTTTTATATCTCGCGGGTTTGTGTCAAAACTTTTAAGTTTGTTCTCGAGGTCCTTTAGCCTCAACATATCGGCCGACGTACAAAGCTTGTAATAGTTCAAAATTGAGCTATCAGGGATAGACATTATTTTCCCAAAAATATTATTTGGTTCCTCGGTAATTCCAATGTAGTTATCAAGGCTCTTGCTCATTTTTTCCTTCCCATCTGTTCCAACTAAAATTTCTAGGCTCATCACCGCCTGCTCTGGTTGTTTGTTTGCCTTCATTACCTCCCTACCCATGAGCATGTTGAATGTCTGGTCTGTCCCCCCAATTTCGAGGCTGCAGTCCCCATAGATATTGTAGAGAGCAAATGAATCAACCCCTTGGAGAACGGGGTAAAGCATCTCATGCATATAGAGCGGCCGCCCCTCTTTTATACGGTCTTGAAACATGTCGCGCTCGATCAGTTGTGAATAGGTAATGTGTTTTAGCGTCCAAATGAGCCCCTGCAGGGTAATCCCTTGTATTTTTGTCTTACCAAGGTGCGTTTTCTGCATACGAGAATTTTCATATGTAGTTGCTTTTGTTATAAAGGTTCCCTCTCCAGCGAGGTCGGTTATTGTATAAAACCAGTCAGAGTTTCGTATCCACGAAAACACATTGGGGTCAGTGAGCAGAATTTTGCCCACTTGATTCATATAAGTCTCCATATTTTCCTCTACCTCCTTTTGCTCAATTTCTGGTCGAACCTTACTTTTGCCTGTCGGGTCCCCAATAGATGCGGTAAAATCACCTACTAAAAATACCACCTTGCACCCAATCTCTTGGAACTTGCGTAGCTTCTGGAGGACCACAGCGTGTCCTAAGTGAAGGTCTGGGCGGGTGGGATCAACACCAAACTTGATAATAATCTCCCCAACATCCTCGCCTTTGGTTTTTTTAAGAAGTTTTTCTTTGAGTTTGCCGTTTGGGTCAACAAGGGTGGCCACCCCACGACTGAGCAAATCATTTATTTTCTCTTCAAGATCCATACCAGTGCATTTTATCACAAATTGCCCTGCTAGCCCATTGAATAGGTTTATGGTACAATCGCGCTCTCAATTGTTGTATAATTATCTAAGTTTATGGCACAACCACTATCTTTATATAAAAAACTGGCTCGCAGGTTTGCTCTTCACCCCAAAACTATATTTCTCTTTTTGGTTAGTGTTTTATTCATTTTTACGGGGATCCTTATCCTTTGGGCCTCCTTTATTCCGCTCCCCGATTTTAACTCTTTTAAAGACCGAAAGATTGTTGAGTCCACAAAAATTTACGACAGAACAGGGAAGATTCTTCTTTACGATGTACACCAGGATGTCCAACGCACCGTCGTCCCCTTTGACCAAATACCTCCCAGTCTTCGCAATGCGACGATAGCAATTGAAGATGCTAACTTTTACAGTCATTACGGCATAGACCCAAAATCAATTCTTCGCGCTGTCCTAGCCAATATTGTTGGCGGTGGTTTCCGACAAGGTGGTTCTACAATCACTCAGCAGGTTGTTAAAAAAACCCTTCTAACAGATGAGAAACTCATTACTCGAAAAATTAAGGAGGTTGTTCTCTCCTTCCGTCTCGAGCGCGCGTTTACTAAAGACGAAATTCTTGGCTTGTACCTAAACGAAATTCCTTACGGTGGAAATATATATGGGGTTGGTCAAGCAAGCCGTGTATTTTTTGGCAAAGAGGCCAAAGACCTTACCCTCGCAGAGGCTGCATATGTTGCTTCTATCCCAAATGCCCCTACTTACTACTCACCATACGGCAACCACCGAGACAAGCTCGATGAACGTAAAAATTTTGTATTAAAGAGAATGTTTGAGTTGGGTTTTATTGATTCAAATACATACTCACAAACATTTAAAGAACGGGTATCTTTTTTGCCAAAAGAAACGGTCGGCATTAAGGCTCCTCATTTTGTTGAGTGGATTAAAGAATATCTCGCAGATAAGTACGGTGAACAAGCGGTTGAAGAAAATGGTTATAAAGTAACCACGACACTTGATTATACGCTCCAACAAAAGGCGGAGGAGGTAATCGCACAATATGGCCCTGATG from the Candidatus Paceibacterota bacterium genome contains:
- the ruvB gene encoding Holliday junction branch migration DNA helicase RuvB; protein product: NKTIEEVLYPAMESGVLDIIIGKGPSARTIQLDLPPFTMIAATTRIALLSAPLRSRFSGGTFRLEFYTDEEIEKIVKRSAGILGVTLLDNAARHIAERSRATPRTANYLLKRARDYAQVNKSDLSTTSVAEALALLEIDHFGLSALDRKILETIITKFNGGPVGLGTIAAALSEETATIEEVNEPYLIQRGLLERTARGRVATPLAYEHLGLEYPENLAKKLFA
- a CDS encoding YebC/PmpR family DNA-binding transcriptional regulator, giving the protein MSGHNKWSQIKNKKAITDGKRSKILGKYSKLIALEAKKSAGNMASAGLRAVIERARKDNMSSDLIDRAVKKGAGGDAGNMEAVLYEAYGPGGCAIIIEGLTDNKNRTVAEIKHLLSKRGLALAGQGAAIWAFAKTAEGFEPQTTVALSDEDGASLSALLEELDDHDDVQEVYTNAE
- a CDS encoding crossover junction endodeoxyribonuclease RuvC, with protein sequence MRIIAIDPGYERLGVAILERQPKIKEKIIFSECYKTKASLSFVERLELIGKEVARVIEEFSPEALAIENLFIETNQKTAMRVAEV
- a CDS encoding crossover junction endodeoxyribonuclease RuvC; the protein is LYQARLSGLEIYEYTPLQIKVATTSYGKATKNQVMAMVRQLVSGAEHIKQDDEMDAIAIGITHFAYHHPQKTTAK
- the tyrS gene encoding tyrosine--tRNA ligase translates to MDLEEKINDLLSRGVATLVDPNGKLKEKLLKKTKGEDVGEIIIKFGVDPTRPDLHLGHAVVLQKLRKFQEIGCKVVFLVGDFTASIGDPTGKSKVRPEIEQKEVEENMETYMNQVGKILLTDPNVFSWIRNSDWFYTITDLAGEGTFITKATTYENSRMQKTHLGKTKIQGITLQGLIWTLKHITYSQLIERDMFQDRIKEGRPLYMHEMLYPVLQGVDSFALYNIYGDCSLEIGGTDQTFNMLMGREVMKANKQPEQAVMSLEILVGTDGKEKMSKSLDNYIGITEEPNNIFGKIMSIPDSSILNYYKLCTSADMLRLKDLENKLKSFDTNPRDIKLDLAEEVVAIYHGAKAATSAREAFVSTFQKKEIPDDVEEIKMKAGELFSDLLLRAKIVASKSEWRRLVDEGAVKKLEEGGGEEKISNATEVAVPGVYKIGKRRFIKVN